Proteins encoded by one window of Lathyrus oleraceus cultivar Zhongwan6 chromosome 1, CAAS_Psat_ZW6_1.0, whole genome shotgun sequence:
- the LOC127090059 gene encoding uncharacterized protein LOC127090059, protein MSEKGKFVASHIASASHYEKHDDVNVVIDLEDGSSDDQEGILIHHMKTSVAKRMKTRKGKFMAELMLARKSKKTVGIGSSKPWSKVEVKKRKVRDDSEPEENVEEDVPDISPAKKTTVRKSPVKVTAVRLDNISFHLEDGAAKWKFVIQRGVAVERELGKDVVDVKEVMDLIKVVGLLKIVAGFSPCYEGLVKEFIVNIPEDIADKNNKEFCKVYVRGKCITFSPNVINNFLGRKIEGVGELEVTDNQVCREIAARQVKVWPVKKHLPAGKLTVKYVILHKIGAANWVPTNHISNIANTLGRFIFVVGTKVNFDYGIFMFEQIIKHATTNVVKLPIAFPSMICGIILNQHPGILCSNDLPSRRKPALSVHYKLFEGSHVEDIVLTSAMKRPASKVGAIAELKETCKELGEGIRIATARRKSLEALIVSLEQAKGENIDHANVNHEEEAEAHTSSERSANNDDASGNSGSGADEEAANSSSTK, encoded by the coding sequence ATGTCTGAAAAAGGGAAATTTGTGGCTTCTCACATTGCTAGTGCTTCCCACTATGAGAAGCATGATGATGTAAATGTTGTGATTGATCTAGAGGATGGTAGCTCTGATGATCAAGAGGGAATCTTGATTCATCACATGAAGACAAGTGTGGCTAAACGCATGAAGACTCGCAAAGGAAAATTTATGGCTGAACTTATGTTAGCTAGAAAATCCAAGAAGACTGTTGGTATTGGTTCCTCCAAACCATGGAGCAAGGTTGAAGTaaagaagaggaaggtcagagatGATTCTGAGCCTGAAGAGaatgttgaggaagatgtccctgacatctcgCCTGCAAAGAAAACTACTGTTAGGAAGTCTCCTGTTAAAGTCACTGCTGTTCGTTTGGATAACATCTCCTTCCATCTTGAGGATGGAGCTGCTaagtggaaatttgtgattcaGAGAGGGGTAGCTGTGGAAAGGGAGTTGGGAAAAGATGTTGTTGATgtcaaggaggtcatggacctgataaAAGTTGTTGGGCTGTTGAAAATTGTTGCTGGGTTCTCTCCATGCTATGAAGGTTTAGTTAAGGAATTTATTGTTAACATTCCTGAGGATATTGCTGATAAGAACAACAAGGAGTTCTGTAAGGTGTATGTGAGGGGTAAGTGTATAACATTCTCTCCTAATGTTATTAATAATTTTCTAGGTAGAAAAATTGAGGGTGTAGGAGAATTAGAAGTTACCGATAATCAAGTCTGTAGGGAGATTGCAGCTAGGCAGGTGAAAGTTTGGCCTGttaaaaagcatcttcctgctgGGAAGTTAACTGTCAAGTATGTTATCCTGCATAAAATAGGAGCTGCCAACTGGGTCCCTACCAACCATATCTCCAACATTGCTAATACTCTTGGGAGGTTTATTTTTGTTGTTGGAACAAAAGTGAATTTTGACTATGGTAtatttatgtttgaacaaatcaTCAAGCATGCAACTACTAATGTTGTTAAGCTGCCAATTGCTTTTCCCTCTATGATCTGTGGAATTATCTTGAATCAACATCCTGGTATTCTGTGCTCTAATGACTtacctagtagaagaaaacctgctcTGTCTGTACACTACAAACTGTTTGAAGGAAGTCATGTCGAGGATATTGTCCTGACATCTGCCATGAAGAGGCCAGCCTCAAAAGTTGGAGCTATTGCAGAGCTTAAGGAGACATGCAAAGAGCTAGGTGAAGGGATAAGGATAGCCACAGCTAGAAGAAAATCGTTGGAAGCCTTGATTGTAAGCTTGGAGCAGGCTAAGGGTGAAAATATTGATCATGCTAATGTCAACCATGAAGAAGAAgctgaagcccacacctctagtgagaggtctgcaaaTAATGATGATGCCAGTGGCAATTCTGGTTCTGGTGCTGATGAAGAAGCTGCAAACTCAAGCTCTACTAAGTAG